A region from the Streptomyces lydicus genome encodes:
- a CDS encoding TrpB-like pyridoxal phosphate-dependent enzyme encodes MVNSAEASLAAEDIVPTHWYNVLSDLSGVEEAAKLRQARPETRESGGAVTPQIPLSMYRQSMGQERFVEIPQPVREEYLRWRPTPLHRARRLEQLLDTPARIYYKYEGTNTTGSHKLNTALAQAYYYKQAGITSLTTGTGAGQWGSALAVACRIFGLECTVYMVRVSYDQKPYRRIMMEMNGAKVISSPNENSEAGRAALARDPNTDGSLSIANAEAFEHARQVERCNLSVGSGENHVLLHQTVIGQEAVRQFRAIGDFPDVVIGSVGAGSNFSGITLPFFHEKVREGLQTRFVAVEPEACPKLTKGRYAWDYNDYTGITPMTKMYTLGHTFVSPGIHAGGLRYHGAAPLVSAMYHQKLIEAVAYAQRPVFEAGLTFANEEGIIPAPESAHAIRGAIEEALLAKKERKEKVILFNLSGHGLLDLSAYQQFLSGNMTDMAASDELIAASLGRLPAMDDLGAAAR; translated from the coding sequence ATGGTGAATTCGGCAGAAGCCTCGCTGGCCGCTGAAGATATCGTTCCCACTCACTGGTACAACGTGCTGTCCGACCTCAGCGGCGTCGAGGAGGCGGCAAAACTGCGCCAGGCAAGGCCGGAGACCCGCGAGAGCGGTGGCGCGGTCACCCCGCAGATCCCGCTGTCGATGTACCGGCAGAGCATGGGCCAGGAGCGGTTCGTCGAGATCCCGCAGCCGGTGCGCGAGGAGTACCTGCGCTGGCGGCCGACCCCGCTCCACCGGGCACGCCGCCTGGAGCAGCTGCTCGACACCCCGGCCCGTATCTACTACAAGTACGAGGGCACCAACACCACCGGCAGCCACAAGCTGAACACCGCCCTCGCCCAGGCCTACTACTACAAGCAGGCCGGCATCACCAGCCTGACCACCGGCACCGGTGCCGGCCAGTGGGGCTCGGCCCTCGCCGTCGCCTGCCGCATCTTCGGCCTCGAATGCACCGTCTACATGGTCCGGGTCAGCTACGACCAGAAGCCCTACCGCCGGATCATGATGGAGATGAACGGCGCCAAGGTCATCTCCAGCCCCAACGAGAACTCCGAGGCCGGCCGGGCCGCGCTGGCCCGCGATCCGAACACCGACGGCAGCCTGTCCATCGCCAACGCGGAGGCCTTCGAGCACGCGCGCCAAGTGGAACGCTGCAACCTCTCGGTGGGCAGTGGCGAGAACCACGTCCTGCTGCACCAGACCGTGATCGGGCAGGAGGCGGTCCGGCAGTTCCGTGCGATCGGCGACTTCCCTGACGTGGTGATCGGCTCGGTCGGCGCGGGCAGCAACTTCTCCGGCATCACTCTGCCGTTCTTCCACGAGAAGGTGCGCGAGGGCCTGCAGACCCGGTTCGTCGCGGTGGAACCGGAGGCGTGCCCCAAGCTCACCAAGGGCCGCTACGCATGGGACTACAACGACTACACCGGCATCACGCCGATGACCAAGATGTACACCCTGGGGCACACCTTCGTCTCCCCGGGCATCCACGCCGGCGGCCTGCGCTACCACGGCGCCGCCCCCTTGGTCAGCGCGATGTACCACCAGAAGCTGATCGAGGCGGTGGCCTACGCACAGCGTCCGGTGTTCGAGGCCGGACTCACCTTCGCCAATGAGGAGGGCATCATCCCGGCCCCCGAGTCGGCGCACGCCATCCGCGGCGCGATCGAAGAGGCGCTGCTGGCCAAGAAGGAACGCAAGGAGAAGGTCATCCTGTTCAACCTCAGCGGCCACGGGCTGCTCGACCTCTCGGCCTACCAGCAGTTCCTCAGCGGGAACATGACCGACATGGCGGCGTCGGACGAGTTGATCGCCGCCTCGCTCGGACGCTTGCCGGCCATGGACGACCTGGGCGCGGCTGCGCGCTGA
- a CDS encoding acyl carrier protein — MTSPVKVDTRVCEVIAAVLGTSAPAEIKNDDELRGIGIDSLSILEIVVRVEKECGITIGDSEIFEAALCRVDDLVKLVQSHVKNS; from the coding sequence TTGACGTCTCCTGTGAAGGTTGACACCCGGGTATGCGAGGTCATCGCAGCCGTACTCGGAACGTCCGCACCGGCCGAAATCAAGAATGACGACGAGTTGCGCGGGATCGGAATCGACTCGTTGAGCATCCTTGAAATCGTCGTCCGAGTCGAGAAGGAATGCGGCATCACGATCGGCGACAGCGAGATATTCGAGGCCGCGCTGTGCCGGGTCGACGATCTCGTGAAGCTGGTCCAGTCGCACGTGAAAAATTCCTAG
- a CDS encoding LysE family transporter, giving the protein MVTWVFVATIFAMVAAPGPSFMVLVNETLRFGRGAGLVTILGSSTGLLMWAATSALGLAALTQTSPLVFTAFKLVGAAYLCYLAVMTVRNRWKFGQQPEAPEDYGAADLWRSYRSGLVTSAANPKMATVYLALIPQFLPAGGGSPADVVTLTAVQIMISAGWYAVVVTLVGLARRLLAMPAMRVGLAWVSGAVLLLLGLRTAVMTGPMA; this is encoded by the coding sequence ATGGTGACCTGGGTTTTCGTCGCGACGATTTTCGCGATGGTGGCCGCGCCGGGACCGTCATTCATGGTGTTGGTGAATGAGACGCTGCGGTTTGGACGTGGGGCCGGGTTGGTGACCATTCTCGGTAGCAGTACCGGGCTGCTCATGTGGGCGGCGACCTCCGCCCTCGGGCTGGCCGCACTGACGCAGACCTCTCCGCTGGTGTTCACCGCCTTCAAGCTGGTGGGTGCCGCCTACCTCTGTTATCTCGCGGTAATGACGGTGCGCAACCGGTGGAAGTTCGGCCAACAGCCGGAGGCGCCCGAGGACTACGGCGCCGCCGACCTGTGGCGCTCCTACCGGTCAGGGCTGGTCACCAGTGCCGCCAACCCCAAAATGGCCACCGTCTACCTGGCGCTGATCCCGCAGTTCCTGCCGGCCGGCGGCGGTTCGCCCGCCGACGTGGTCACCCTGACCGCCGTGCAGATCATGATCAGCGCCGGCTGGTACGCGGTGGTGGTCACCCTGGTCGGCCTGGCACGGCGGCTACTGGCCATGCCGGCGATGCGGGTGGGACTGGCCTGGGTGAGCGGGGCGGTTCTGCTGCTCCTCGGGCTGCGCACCGCGGTGATGACGGGACCCATGGCCTAA